One Paenibacillus sp. FSL H7-0737 DNA segment encodes these proteins:
- a CDS encoding flagellar hook capping FlgD N-terminal domain-containing protein: MTTTTTPPVSTKDQWNYTTPESTKTTGNSVLGKDQFLKILITQLQNQDPMQPMQDKEFIAQMAQFTSVEQLMNISTQLTSMNQSLGSVSGLIGKDITWTDTATNLPKTGNVESIVVSKGIQYAVVGKDRIALTDITQIQNPATTENGSGTDSNTPENNGGSEATI, translated from the coding sequence ATGACGACAACAACAACTCCTCCTGTTTCTACTAAAGACCAGTGGAATTATACAACTCCTGAATCTACTAAAACAACAGGAAATTCTGTCTTGGGTAAGGATCAGTTTTTGAAGATTTTGATCACCCAGCTGCAGAATCAAGATCCGATGCAGCCGATGCAAGATAAAGAATTTATTGCTCAAATGGCACAGTTTACATCTGTTGAGCAGCTGATGAATATCTCTACACAGCTTACATCAATGAATCAGTCTCTTGGATCAGTATCCGGCTTGATTGGTAAAGATATCACATGGACGGATACCGCCACAAATCTACCTAAGACAGGGAACGTTGAATCAATCGTTGTCAGCAAAGGGATTCAATATGCGGTTGTGGGGAAAGACAGAATTGCTTTAACCGATATTACACAAATTCAGAATCCCGCAACAACAGAGAATGGTTCTGGTACAGATAGTAATACTCCGGAGAATAACGGAGGAAGCGAGGCGACAATATGA
- the flgG gene encoding flagellar basal body rod protein FlgG, which yields MLRSMYSGVSGMRGFQTKLDVIGNNIANVNTIGFKSGRVMFKDIMSQTVSGVTAPSDDGAGGMNAKQIGLGVSIASIDTLHLPGSAQTTNNPTDLRIDGDGFFLVKLSEDQETPFLTRAGDFHVDAARNLVTSDGLHVLDSDGGPIQLGDDVTAFSISNDGTIVQTMSDGTTEAGVKIGVAKVTNPSGLEKIGGNLYRMSLNANAEGELVPTTANNTEDGTGAIISGQLEMSNVDLTNEFTEMIVSQRGFQANSRIITTSDEVLQEVVNLKR from the coding sequence ATGTTAAGATCTATGTATTCAGGGGTTTCGGGGATGAGAGGCTTTCAGACTAAGCTTGATGTAATCGGTAATAACATTGCCAATGTCAATACAATTGGTTTTAAATCAGGACGGGTTATGTTCAAGGACATTATGAGTCAAACTGTTTCTGGTGTAACTGCTCCTAGTGATGATGGTGCAGGTGGTATGAATGCTAAACAAATCGGACTAGGCGTAAGTATCGCTTCTATCGATACACTCCATTTACCCGGTAGTGCTCAAACTACTAATAACCCGACAGATTTACGCATTGACGGAGATGGTTTTTTCCTAGTAAAGCTATCAGAAGATCAAGAAACACCTTTCTTGACTCGTGCAGGAGATTTTCATGTAGATGCTGCACGTAATCTTGTAACTTCTGACGGACTTCATGTGCTAGATTCCGATGGTGGACCCATTCAACTGGGTGATGATGTAACAGCGTTCTCCATTTCCAATGATGGAACGATTGTTCAGACCATGTCGGATGGAACGACTGAAGCAGGTGTGAAGATCGGTGTAGCTAAGGTTACTAATCCATCTGGATTAGAGAAGATTGGTGGCAATCTATACCGTATGTCACTTAATGCGAATGCAGAAGGTGAGCTTGTTCCGACTACAGCGAATAATACAGAAGATGGCACTGGGGCGATCATTTCTGGTCAACTCGAAATGTCGAATGTGGATCTTACGAATGAATTTACAGAAATGATCGTATCGCAACGTGGATTCCAGGCGAACTCCCGTATCATTACGACTTCTGATGAAGTGCTGCAGGAAGTAGTTAACCTGAAGCGTTAA
- a CDS encoding flagellar FlbD family protein yields MISVTRLNGTPMWINALLVEMVEESPDTYITLVTGKRLIVLEKADEVITKIRDYNRDIGTYAATIKVQSMEELT; encoded by the coding sequence ATGATATCGGTAACGAGATTAAATGGAACACCGATGTGGATCAATGCCCTACTGGTAGAAATGGTAGAAGAAAGCCCGGATACATATATTACGCTAGTAACCGGAAAAAGACTGATCGTGCTTGAAAAAGCTGATGAAGTTATTACGAAGATCCGGGATTATAACAGGGACATAGGCACATATGCTGCCACCATTAAAGTCCAGTCAATGGAGGAGCTAACATGA
- a CDS encoding TIGR02530 family flagellar biosynthesis protein gives MSDRLTIGQLYPASSLHSSTLQRSSIPKQTVTGEATFESVLQQNLLKFSNHAAKRLEQRGIELGSRQLDQISSAVDKAAAKGSKESLILMKDLAFIVSVPNRTVVTAMDGNSIKDNVFTQIDSAIVIS, from the coding sequence ATGAGTGACAGGCTGACCATAGGCCAACTGTATCCTGCGTCGTCCCTACATTCCTCAACGTTACAGCGATCTTCGATACCGAAGCAGACTGTGACTGGAGAAGCCACCTTTGAGAGCGTACTGCAACAAAATCTTCTAAAATTCAGCAATCATGCTGCTAAGCGTCTTGAACAAAGAGGAATTGAACTTGGAAGCAGACAACTGGATCAGATATCTTCTGCTGTGGATAAAGCTGCTGCCAAAGGCAGTAAAGAATCCTTGATATTAATGAAGGACTTGGCATTTATCGTAAGTGTCCCGAATCGTACGGTTGTAACCGCTATGGATGGAAATTCGATTAAAGATAACGTGTTTACGCAAATTGATAGTGCAATTGTGATTTCATAA
- a CDS encoding flagellar basal body-associated FliL family protein — MKKMLPWLLTILLAITLIVIAAFLLMDKIFPKDSNDVNAAVQSVETKYLTADEIVELTAEIKDIKTNLADPDYIVQIDFAFQLNSAKSKEAFEKIKEIKIKPIIIKTLADTKPEELNGANGKDQLSSKLVNLINKTLTEGKITQIEVTKYLLASM; from the coding sequence ATGAAGAAGATGCTGCCATGGTTACTTACGATTTTACTTGCGATTACACTTATCGTGATCGCCGCATTTTTATTAATGGACAAGATCTTTCCGAAAGATTCGAATGATGTAAATGCTGCGGTTCAAAGTGTGGAAACCAAGTATTTAACTGCAGATGAAATCGTCGAATTAACGGCAGAGATCAAAGATATCAAAACAAATCTTGCTGATCCCGATTATATCGTTCAAATAGATTTCGCCTTCCAACTGAATTCTGCGAAATCAAAGGAAGCATTCGAAAAAATAAAAGAGATCAAAATCAAACCGATTATTATCAAAACGCTTGCAGATACCAAACCTGAGGAGCTTAATGGAGCAAATGGCAAAGACCAGCTTAGCAGCAAGCTTGTTAATCTGATCAATAAGACATTGACCGAAGGCAAAATCACTCAGATCGAAGTCACCAAATACCTTTTGGCTTCTATGTAG